In the Dioscorea cayenensis subsp. rotundata cultivar TDr96_F1 chromosome 12, TDr96_F1_v2_PseudoChromosome.rev07_lg8_w22 25.fasta, whole genome shotgun sequence genome, one interval contains:
- the LOC120274075 gene encoding glutaredoxin-C1-like, translated as MDRVMRLASQRAVVIFSVSTCCMCHTMKRFFCELGVNPYIYELDEDPKGKEIERALSKLLGRSPPVPVVFIGGDLIGPTDKVMTLHLTGGLIPLLHDVGALWL; from the coding sequence TTGGCATCACAAAGAGCAGTAGTGATCTTTAGTGTGAGCACTTGTTGCATGTGTCACACCATGAAGAGGTTCTTTTGTGAGCTTGGAGTAAACCCTTACATCTATGAGCTTGATGAAGACCCTAAGGGCAAAGAGATTGAGAGGGCTCTATCCAAGCTCTTAGGTCGATCTCCTCCGGTCCCTGTGGTGTTCATCGGCGGTGATCTTATTGGTCCTACTGATAAAGTTATGACTCTTCATCTTACCGGCGGTCTTATTCCATTACTTCATGATGTAGGTGCACTCTGGCTCTGA